A stretch of the Vicinamibacterales bacterium genome encodes the following:
- a CDS encoding BMC domain-containing protein yields the protein MAKDLAGEALGLVETRGLVGMIEAADAMVKTANVVFVGWQKVDAGLVTAIVRGDVASVKAATDAGASAARRVGELVGVHVIPRPADGLDKIFPIG from the coding sequence ATGGCAAAGGACCTCGCTGGCGAAGCGCTCGGCCTCGTGGAAACGCGCGGCCTCGTCGGCATGATCGAGGCGGCAGACGCGATGGTCAAGACGGCGAACGTCGTGTTCGTCGGCTGGCAGAAGGTCGACGCGGGTCTCGTCACGGCGATCGTCCGCGGCGATGTCGCCTCGGTGAAGGCCGCCACGGATGCGGGAGCTTCGGCCGCGCGCCGGGTCGGGGAGCTCGTCGGCGTGCACGTGATTCCGCGCCCAGCAGACGGCCTCGACAAAATCTTCCCGATCGGCTGA
- a CDS encoding MerR family transcriptional regulator has translation MTELKNSYSAREVAAMTGLTARQLQWWDARRLFISHVASRRTPRGGYTERRYTPVDLLELLVLADLRRQGKSVADLRRLLTTLRDQFRVRLFETVGGGGVLTLYTDGVDIFGRTSEGTLFNLLRDPQQPMLMLTDVENLRELTPRAARPRKKSRKRPPSAARRARA, from the coding sequence ATGACGGAGCTCAAAAACTCGTACAGCGCGCGTGAGGTCGCGGCGATGACGGGACTCACCGCGCGGCAACTGCAGTGGTGGGACGCGCGACGCCTGTTCATCTCACACGTCGCGTCACGGCGGACGCCTCGCGGCGGATACACCGAGCGACGCTACACGCCTGTGGATCTACTCGAGCTGCTGGTGCTTGCCGATCTGCGGCGCCAGGGGAAATCGGTCGCCGACCTGCGCCGCCTGCTGACAACGCTGCGCGACCAGTTCCGCGTCAGGCTGTTCGAGACCGTCGGCGGCGGCGGGGTGCTGACGCTCTACACCGACGGCGTCGACATCTTCGGACGGACGTCCGAGGGCACGCTGTTCAACCTGTTGCGCGACCCGCAGCAGCCGATGCTGATGCTCACTGACGTGGAGAACCTGCGCGAGCTGACCCCGCGGGCGGCACGGCCGCGGAAGAAATCGCGCAAACGGCCGCCGTCTGCCGCCCGCCGCGCGCGCGCGTAG
- a CDS encoding 4a-hydroxytetrahydrobiopterin dehydratase, translating to MAKRLTDTEIQERLPGLAEWTLEGNAIRRQFTLGGFPDAIAFVTRLAFDAEAADHHPDILINYKRVTLTFSTHSEGGLTEKDFEGARKVDALL from the coding sequence ATGGCTAAGCGGCTGACAGATACGGAGATCCAGGAACGGCTCCCGGGGCTCGCGGAGTGGACCCTCGAGGGCAACGCCATCCGCAGGCAGTTCACCCTCGGCGGCTTCCCCGACGCCATCGCGTTCGTCACCCGTCTGGCGTTCGACGCCGAGGCCGCCGACCACCATCCCGACATCCTGATCAATTACAAGCGCGTGACCCTGACCTTCAGCACACACTCCGAGGGCGGACTCACCGAAAAGGACTTCGAGGGCGCGCGGAAGGTCGACGCGCTGCTGTAG
- a CDS encoding TetR/AcrR family transcriptional regulator translates to MGVKERQEREREAVSRSILDAARELFVTHGYQEVSIRKIADRIEYSPAAIYSYFPSKDDIFFALAEEGFRLLFSYAHDVNTTAADDPADTLRQMFWRYYQFSKDHPEYFALMFLDRSVPKIRDNWERFGFIGQLKDDTRARIGQAMAAGAVPDGTSAHAVFRLLLTAAHGVAALRLCDRLAPGEDADALARATIDAVIIGLKGGAGRSLPDPPSTLCNDPLPSVSEDSRHES, encoded by the coding sequence TTGGGCGTTAAAGAACGGCAGGAACGTGAGCGTGAGGCTGTTTCCCGGTCGATCCTGGATGCGGCGCGTGAGCTCTTCGTGACGCACGGCTACCAGGAGGTCTCGATCCGGAAGATCGCCGATCGCATCGAATACAGCCCGGCCGCGATCTACAGCTACTTTCCGAGCAAGGACGACATCTTCTTCGCGCTCGCCGAGGAGGGGTTTCGACTCCTTTTCTCGTACGCGCACGACGTCAATACCACCGCCGCGGACGATCCTGCCGACACGCTTCGCCAGATGTTCTGGCGCTACTACCAGTTCAGCAAGGATCATCCCGAGTACTTCGCGCTGATGTTCCTCGACCGGAGCGTCCCGAAGATCCGCGACAACTGGGAGCGGTTCGGCTTCATCGGCCAGTTGAAGGACGACACACGCGCCCGTATCGGACAGGCGATGGCGGCGGGGGCCGTTCCGGACGGCACCAGCGCGCACGCCGTGTTCCGGCTGCTTCTGACCGCGGCGCACGGCGTCGCCGCGCTGCGGCTCTGCGATCGGCTTGCGCCCGGCGAGGATGCCGACGCGCTGGCCCGCGCCACGATCGACGCCGTGATCATCGGGCTGAAAGGTGGCGCCGGCCGCTCCTTGCCCGATCCGCCTTCGACCCTCTGCAACGACCCTCTTCCTTCTGTCAGCGAGGATTCGCGTCATGAATCGTAA